ACCGCCGCGGCATCACCGACCGCTACAACACCTACAGCGCCGACGTGAACGCGGACAATACCATCGTGCCGGATGTCAACTGGGGCATCCCGAGCCAATACCAGTCGCCGCGCAAGGCCTCGCTGGCGCTGCGCTATACCTACCGCTGATCCGACCGGAGCCCATGCCTTGAATATTTCGAGAACGCTACAGGCAGGCCTGCTGGCCCTCGCCATGACGGGCACGGCGGCGCTTGCTGCTGCACCAGCCGCGCATCCGCCCCATTTCGCCATCGCCGGCGCGCGGTTCGAGCTCGACGGTAAGCCCTTCGTCATCCGCTCCGGCGACATGCACTATCCGCGCATTCCACGCGCCGCGTGGCGCGCGCGGCTGCGCATGGCGCGGGCGATGGGGCTGAACACCGTGACCACCTACGCCTTCTGGTTTCAGCACGAGCCCGAGCCGGGGCAGTGGGATTTTTCGGGCCAGAACGACCTGCGCACCTTCATCAAGACCGCCGCCGAGGAAGGTCTGAACGTCGTGCTGCGTCCCGGGCCCTATGTCTGCGCCGAGGTGGACTTCGGCGGCTTTCCGGCCTGGCTGCTGCGCACGCCGGGGTTGCGGGTGCGCTCCATGGACGCGCGTTACCTGGCCGCCAGCGCCCGCTACTTCAAGCGACTCGCGCAGGAGGTGGGCGACCTGCAGAGCAGCCGCGGCGGCCCCATCCTGATGCTGCAGCTGGAGAACGAGTACGGTTCCTTCGGGCGCGATCACGACTACTTGCGTGCCGTGCGGGCGCAGATGCGCGCGGCCGGCTTCGACGCGCCGCTGTTCACGTCCGACGGCGCCGCCGGGCGGCTGTTCGAAGGCGGCACGCTGGCCGATGTGCCTGCCGTCGTGAATTTCGGCGGCGGCGCGGACGACGCCAAAGGCTCCATCGAAGAACTGGCCGCGTGGCGCAAGCAAGGTCCGCGCATGGCGGGTGAATACTGGGCCGGCTGGTTCGACCACTGGGGCGAGCAACACCACAACCAGAGCCCCGAGGAAGCCGCGCGCACGGTGGACTGGATGCTGGCGCAGGGCGTCTCATTCAACCTCTACATGTTCCACGGCGGTACCAGCTTCGGCTGGCTGGCCGGTGCGAACTATTCGGGCACCGAACCTTATCAGCCCGACACGACCAGCTACGACTACGACGCCGCGCTGGACGAGGCCGGCCGCCCGACCCCCAAGTACTTCGCGTTGCGCGAGGTCATCGCCAAGCATGTGAAGGAAGCGTTGCCGTCGGTGCCCGCCGCCCCGCAGCCGCAGGCGCTGCCCGCCTTCGCGCTGCAGCCGGCAGGCAGCCTGCTCGCGCGGCTGGACGTGCTGTCCGAGGCGCAGTCTTCGCGCTGGATCCGGCCGATGGAGGCGTTCGGCCAGAACTACGGTTACATCCTCTACCGCAAGCGCCTGGATGCGCCGGCCAAGGGACAACTTGTACTGAACGAGCTGCACGACCAGGCCACCGTGCTGGCCGACGGCCGCGTCATCGGCCGGCTGGACCGGCGCCGCGGCGAGAACACACTGGCGGTCGATCTGCCCGCGGGCACGCAGATCGACCTGCTCGTCGAGGCGATGGGCCGCATCGGCTTTGGCGCCAAGCTGGTGGACGACAACAAGGGCATCACGCGCAGCGTGGCGCTGGACAAGGAGGAACTGGAAGGATGGACGGTCTATCCGCTGCCGATGGACGCCGCGGCACTGAAGCGCCTGCCCGCCGGCGCGTCGGGCGACATGACGGCGCCGGGATTCTGGCGCGGCACGCTGACGCTCGACAAGCCCGCGGACACCTTCCTGGACACGCGAGGCTGGGGCAAGGGTCAGGTCTGGGTCAACGGCCGTCACCTTGGCCGCTTCTGGCGCATCGGCCCCCAGCAAACGCTCTACCTGCCCGCTTCGTGGTTGAAGGCGGGCAAGAACGACGTGCTGGTCTTCACCACCGAGCCGCCCACGGCGACGACCATGCAGGGTCTGGCCGGGCCGGTGTACGAGACACCATAGCCCGCGTCGGGACTTACACCACCGATCCCAGCTTGAAGATCGGCAAATACATGGCCACGACGAGGCCACCGATCAGCACGCCCAGGATCACCATGATCATGGGTTCCATCAGCGATGACAGCGTCTTGACGGCCTCGTCCACTTCTTCCTCGTAGAAGTCGGCCACCTTGCCCAGCATGCCGTCCAGCGCGCCGGATTCTTCGCCGATGGCGACCATTTGCGTGACCATGCTCGGGAAGACGTTGGCGTTCTGCATCGCGACCGTCAGGCTCGTGCCCGTGCTGACTTCCGTCTGGATTTTTTTCGTCGCTTCCAGATAGACATTGTTGCCGGCGGCGCCGCCAACGGAGTCCAGGGCTTCGACGAGCGGCACGCCGGCGGCGAACATCGTGGACAGCGTGCGGGTCCAGCGGGCGATCGTGCCCTTGCGGATCACGTCGCCGAACACGGGGATCCGCAACAAGATGCGATCCATCGCTTGCTGCACCTTGAGCGACCGGCGCCACGCCTGGAAGAAGAAGTACAGGGCGCCGAAGAGCGAGCCGAAGATGAGGTACCACCATTGCACGACGAAATCGGAGATGCCCATCACGATCAAGGTCGGGGCCGGCAGGTTCGCGCCGAAGCTGGAGAACACGGATTTGAACGCGGGCACGACCCAGATCATGATCACGGCCGTGACGACGAAGGCGATCGCGAGGATCGCGCACGGGTACATCAGCGCGCCCTTGATCTTGGCCTTCAGCGCGAGCGTCTTTTCCTTGTAGATCGCCAGACGCGTCAGCAGGTCTTCGAGAATACCGGCCTGCTCGCCGGCGCCGACGAGGTTGCAGAACAGCGGGTCGAAGTACAGCGGGTATTTGCGGAAGGCGTTGTTCAAGCTGGTGCCCGTCTCGATGTCGGCGCGCAAGTCCATGATCAGCTTGGACATCGACGGGTTCGCGTGGCCTTTGCCGACGATGTCGAACGATTGCAGCAGCGGGACGCCGGCTCTCATCATCGTGGCCAGCTGGCGCGTGAACAGGGTCAGGTCCTTGTCCTGGATCTTCTTGCCGCTGCGATACACCTTCTTCTTGACCTTGGTGACCATGATGCCCTGGCGGCGCAGGGTCACGTTGACGATGGTCTCGCCGCCGGCGCGCATTTCGCCGCGTACGGTCTTGCCGGTCTTGTCCTTGCCTTCCCAGGCGAAGATGTATTCCTTGACCTGCGCGTTGGGAGCGCGGCGTGCCGGAGCGGATGTCGTTGCCATGTTTGGATCCTTATTCGTTCGTGCAGCCGAGCACTTCCTCGAGGCTCGTCAGGCCTTGCTTCACTTTCATGAGGCCGGACCGGCGCAGCGACTTCACGCCCTCGGCCTCGGCCTGGGCGGCGATTTCCATTGCGTTGCCGTGCGCCAGGATCAGGGCCTCGATCGCGGGCGTGATCGGCATGATCTGGTAGATGCCCACGCGGCCCTTGTAGCCGGAGCCGAGGCAGCGTTCGCAGCCGACGGGGCCGTAAGGCTTCCAGTCGCTGTCCAGGTCGTCTTCGCGGAAACCGGCCGCCTTCAACGTGTCGCGCCCGATGTCGAGCGGCTGCTTGCACGTGCACAGGCGGCGCGCGAGGCGCTGGGCGGTGATCAGGATGACGGACGAGGCGATGTTGAACGGGGCCACGCCCATATTCATCAGGCGCGTCAGGGTCGACGGCGCGTCGTTCGTGTGCAGCGTGGAAAACACCATGTGGCCGGTCTGCGCCGCCTTGATGGCGATGTCAGCCGTTTCCAGGTCGCGGATCTCGCCGACCATGATGATGTCCGGGTCCTGGCGCAGAAAGGCTTTCAGCGCGACGGGGAACGTGAGGCCCGCTTTTTCGTTGACGTTGACCTGGTTCACGCCGGGCAGGTTGATCTCGGCCGGGTCTTCCGCCGTCGAGATATTGATCCCGGGCTTGTTCAGCAAATTCAGGCAACTGTACAGCGACACGGTTTTACCGGAGCCCGTCGGACCCGTCACGAGCACCATGCCGTACGGGCGCGTGATGGCATCGATGAGGAGGGCTTTCTGGTCCGGGTCGTAGCCGAGCGAGTCGATGCCCATCTGGGCTTGCGTCGCGTCGAGGATACGCATGACCGTCTTTTCGCCGAACAGGGTCGGCAAGGTGCTCACACGGAAATCGATGGTCTTCGTGGGCGACAGCACGAGGCGCATGCGGCCGTCCTGCGGCACGCGCTTTTCCGAGATGTCGAGCTTGGCCAGCACCTTGATGCGCGAGACGAGCTTGTCGCGGATCGACAGCGGCGGGGCCAGGTGGTCGCGCAGCACGCCGTCCACGCGCAGGCGGATGCGGTACTGTTTTTCGTACGGTTCGAAGTGGATGTCCGACGCGCCCAGGTTGATGGCATCCATCAGGACCTTGTTCAGGAAGCGCACGATCGGCGCATCCTCGACTTCCGCCGCGGCCGCGGCCGCTTCCGCCGCCCCCGCCTGCGGTTCTTCCTCGGCGAATTCGATGTCGCCTTCGTCGCCGACGAGTTCGCTCAAGTCCTGCTCGGCACTCTTGGAAATGTTCGCCAGCAGGGCAAGCAGGGCGTCGTGGGCGACGATGACCGGTTCGACCGTCGATTCGCTCTGGAACTTGATCTGGTCCAGTGCCTGGGTATTCGTCGGGTCGGACAGCGCCACCGACATCTTGTTGCCGCGCCGGGCCAGCGCGACGACGCGCTGCGCCTGCATCAGCTTGGGGTCGATGGCGTTGACGGGCAGCGCGTCCGGGCTGAGGGTGGCGAGGTCGAGCAGCGGGTAGCCGAAGGTCTCGGCGCAGAAGACAGCCAGGGAGCGCGCATCGACGGCGCCGGCGCCGAGCAAGATGTCGATGAAACCGGCTTTATCGGCACTCGCCTTCTTTTGCAGCGAATCCGCCTGCGGCATGGTCAAGCGTCCCGCCTGCACGAGGGCACGCGCCAGCCCGGGCAATGCAGTGCCAGGGTTGGTGTTGGGGAGGACTGCTGCCATATGGTTAGGGTCGGAAGGACGACAAGAAGCCGGGTAGGACGAACGGCCCCGGCGGATGTTCTTGATGATGCCCGTAGGCATCAAATCGGTCAAGACTTTGTCGTACGGAAAGATGCGTGCATACCACGTGGACAAAATGGTAGGTAACCAGCTGCCAATATCGGGTGAACAACATCGTTATTCCTCCTGCAAGGAACAGGGGAACCGCCGGTTCGTGGCCGGCGGCGCTCGGCCGGCCAAGCCCGATCAGGCTGCCAGCCAGCGTTTGACCGCGACCGGCCGCAACAGTTTCACGACCTTGATGGCCTGGTTCTGCACTTGCACGACTTCGATCACACAGTTGCCGATTTTGAGGGCGATGGGGAATTCCGGAATCTCCTGCAACTGTTCCAGCAGCAGGCCGTTGACAGTCTTCGGGCCGTCGAGGGGCAGGTCGAGGCCCAGCTTTTTATTGATGTCGCGCAGCGGCGTCGTGCCTTCGAGCAGCACTTCGCCCTGGGCATTCCACGCCATCGCGTCGCTGCGCGCGGCGCCCGGCGTGGAGGTCGTGAAGTCGCCGATCATTTCCTCGATGATGTCTTCGAGGGTGACGAGACCCTGCACCTCGCCGTATTCGTCGACGATGATGCCCAGCCGCTCCTTGTTTTCCTGGAAATACTGGAGCTGCGTGAAGACGCCCGTGTCTTGCGGAATGAAGTATGGCTCCGTCAACAGTTCGCGGAAGTGGTCGATCGTGAGGTCGTCTTCCTCGTTCAGCAGCGCGACCGCCTTGCGCACGTGCAGGATGCCGACGATGCGGTTGATCTCGCCTTCGTACACGGGCAGCTTGTTGTGGTAGCACGTGGTCAGCTCGGCCTTGATGTCGTCGACGGGCAGCGCG
This genomic stretch from Massilia putida harbors:
- the pilB gene encoding type IV-A pilus assembly ATPase PilB encodes the protein MAAVLPNTNPGTALPGLARALVQAGRLTMPQADSLQKKASADKAGFIDILLGAGAVDARSLAVFCAETFGYPLLDLATLSPDALPVNAIDPKLMQAQRVVALARRGNKMSVALSDPTNTQALDQIKFQSESTVEPVIVAHDALLALLANISKSAEQDLSELVGDEGDIEFAEEEPQAGAAEAAAAAAEVEDAPIVRFLNKVLMDAINLGASDIHFEPYEKQYRIRLRVDGVLRDHLAPPLSIRDKLVSRIKVLAKLDISEKRVPQDGRMRLVLSPTKTIDFRVSTLPTLFGEKTVMRILDATQAQMGIDSLGYDPDQKALLIDAITRPYGMVLVTGPTGSGKTVSLYSCLNLLNKPGINISTAEDPAEINLPGVNQVNVNEKAGLTFPVALKAFLRQDPDIIMVGEIRDLETADIAIKAAQTGHMVFSTLHTNDAPSTLTRLMNMGVAPFNIASSVILITAQRLARRLCTCKQPLDIGRDTLKAAGFREDDLDSDWKPYGPVGCERCLGSGYKGRVGIYQIMPITPAIEALILAHGNAMEIAAQAEAEGVKSLRRSGLMKVKQGLTSLEEVLGCTNE
- a CDS encoding type II secretion system F family protein: MATTSAPARRAPNAQVKEYIFAWEGKDKTGKTVRGEMRAGGETIVNVTLRRQGIMVTKVKKKVYRSGKKIQDKDLTLFTRQLATMMRAGVPLLQSFDIVGKGHANPSMSKLIMDLRADIETGTSLNNAFRKYPLYFDPLFCNLVGAGEQAGILEDLLTRLAIYKEKTLALKAKIKGALMYPCAILAIAFVVTAVIMIWVVPAFKSVFSSFGANLPAPTLIVMGISDFVVQWWYLIFGSLFGALYFFFQAWRRSLKVQQAMDRILLRIPVFGDVIRKGTIARWTRTLSTMFAAGVPLVEALDSVGGAAGNNVYLEATKKIQTEVSTGTSLTVAMQNANVFPSMVTQMVAIGEESGALDGMLGKVADFYEEEVDEAVKTLSSLMEPMIMVILGVLIGGLVVAMYLPIFKLGSVV
- a CDS encoding glycoside hydrolase family 35 protein codes for the protein MNISRTLQAGLLALAMTGTAALAAAPAAHPPHFAIAGARFELDGKPFVIRSGDMHYPRIPRAAWRARLRMARAMGLNTVTTYAFWFQHEPEPGQWDFSGQNDLRTFIKTAAEEGLNVVLRPGPYVCAEVDFGGFPAWLLRTPGLRVRSMDARYLAASARYFKRLAQEVGDLQSSRGGPILMLQLENEYGSFGRDHDYLRAVRAQMRAAGFDAPLFTSDGAAGRLFEGGTLADVPAVVNFGGGADDAKGSIEELAAWRKQGPRMAGEYWAGWFDHWGEQHHNQSPEEAARTVDWMLAQGVSFNLYMFHGGTSFGWLAGANYSGTEPYQPDTTSYDYDAALDEAGRPTPKYFALREVIAKHVKEALPSVPAAPQPQALPAFALQPAGSLLARLDVLSEAQSSRWIRPMEAFGQNYGYILYRKRLDAPAKGQLVLNELHDQATVLADGRVIGRLDRRRGENTLAVDLPAGTQIDLLVEAMGRIGFGAKLVDDNKGITRSVALDKEELEGWTVYPLPMDAAALKRLPAGASGDMTAPGFWRGTLTLDKPADTFLDTRGWGKGQVWVNGRHLGRFWRIGPQQTLYLPASWLKAGKNDVLVFTTEPPTATTMQGLAGPVYETP